In Hoeflea ulvae, one genomic interval encodes:
- the trkA gene encoding Trk system potassium transporter TrkA gives MKVIICGAGRVGYGIAERLAAEDNDVSVIDTSATLVQAIRDTLDVRSYVGHGAHPDVLAQAGADQADMIIAVTLYDEINMVACQVAHSIFNVPTKIARIRAQSYLKPHWADLFSRDHMPIDVIISPEVEVGQMVLRRIALPGATDAVRFADDKVAMVAIECLEDCPVVNTPLLQLSELFPDLLATVVGVWRHDKLFVPHSTDQLETGDLAYVVCDKDHVRRTLGLFGHEEQEAGRIVISGGGNIGYYVAAAIEERQPKTKVKIIEADRDRAVVIADSLSRTVVLNGSSLDQNILIEADIQNADLMVALTNDDQVNILSSVMAKRLGCKANLALINNPSYQSFTKTLGIDAHINPRAVTISRILQHVRRGRIRAVYSVQKGSAEVIEAEALETSPLVGKPLRNLDLPDGVRIGAIYRDKQVLRPDGSLKIKAKDRVVMFAALESVRHVEQMFRVSLEFF, from the coding sequence ATGAAGGTCATCATTTGCGGTGCGGGACGGGTAGGCTACGGCATTGCCGAGCGGCTCGCTGCGGAAGACAATGATGTGTCGGTCATCGATACGTCGGCCACGCTTGTGCAGGCGATCCGGGATACGCTGGACGTGCGCAGCTATGTCGGCCATGGCGCCCATCCCGACGTGCTGGCCCAGGCCGGCGCCGACCAGGCCGACATGATCATTGCCGTCACGCTCTATGATGAAATCAACATGGTGGCGTGCCAGGTCGCGCACTCGATCTTCAACGTGCCGACCAAGATCGCCCGCATCCGCGCCCAGTCCTATCTCAAGCCGCACTGGGCGGATCTGTTTTCGCGCGACCACATGCCCATTGACGTGATCATCTCGCCCGAGGTCGAGGTCGGCCAGATGGTGCTGCGGCGCATTGCGCTGCCCGGCGCCACCGACGCCGTGCGCTTTGCCGACGACAAGGTGGCGATGGTTGCCATCGAATGTCTCGAGGACTGCCCGGTGGTCAACACGCCGCTGTTGCAGCTGAGCGAACTGTTTCCCGACCTGCTTGCCACCGTGGTCGGCGTCTGGCGTCATGACAAGCTGTTCGTGCCGCATTCCACCGACCAGCTCGAAACCGGAGATCTGGCCTATGTCGTGTGCGACAAGGACCATGTCCGCCGCACGCTGGGTCTGTTCGGTCACGAGGAGCAGGAGGCTGGCCGCATCGTCATCTCCGGCGGCGGCAATATCGGCTATTACGTCGCCGCGGCGATCGAGGAACGGCAGCCCAAGACCAAGGTGAAGATCATCGAGGCCGATCGCGACCGCGCCGTGGTGATAGCCGATTCGCTGTCTCGGACCGTGGTGCTCAACGGCTCCTCGCTGGACCAGAACATCCTGATCGAGGCCGACATCCAGAATGCCGACCTGATGGTGGCGCTGACAAATGACGACCAGGTCAACATCCTGTCGTCGGTGATGGCCAAGCGGCTGGGCTGCAAGGCCAATCTGGCGCTGATCAACAACCCGTCCTACCAGTCGTTCACCAAGACGCTCGGCATCGACGCCCATATCAACCCCCGCGCGGTGACGATTTCGCGCATTTTGCAGCATGTCCGCCGCGGCCGCATCCGCGCGGTCTATTCGGTGCAGAAGGGCTCGGCCGAAGTCATCGAGGCCGAAGCGCTGGAGACTTCGCCGCTGGTCGGCAAGCCGCTGCGCAATCTGGATCTGCCCGACGGCGTGCGGATCGGTGCGATCTATCGCGACAAGCAGGTCCTGCGGCCCGACGGATCGCTCAAGATCAAGGCCAAGGACCGCGTGGTGATGTTTGCAGCGCTGGAATCGGTGCGCCATGTCGAGCAGATGTTCCGGGTAAGCCTGGAGTTCTTCTAA
- a CDS encoding sigma-54-dependent transcriptional regulator: MASDILVVDDEADIREIVAGILDDEGHETRTAGDSDSALAAINDRVPRLIFLDIWLQGSRLDGLALLDEIKARYPELPVVMISGHGNIETAVSAIRRGAYDFIEKPFKADRLLLVAERAIETSKLKREVTELKKRSGDPVELIGTSIAVSQLKQSIDKIAPTNSRVMILGPSGSGKELVARLIHRKSTRSGGPFVVLNAAAITPERMEVALFGTEAAASHERKVGALEEAHGGILYLDEVADMPRGTQSKILRVLVDQQFERVGGTKRVKVDVRIISSTARNLEELIAAGEFREDLYHRLAVVPVKVPSLSERREDIPFLVDTFMRMVSEQAGIRNRRIGDDALAVIQAHTWPGNIRQLRNYMERLMILARSDGPETVISADMLPDDVSDMLPKTSAAGSNHIMTLPLREAREMFERDYLIAQINRFGGNISRTAEFVGMERSALHRKLKSLGV, translated from the coding sequence ATGGCGTCTGATATTCTGGTCGTTGACGACGAGGCCGACATTCGCGAGATCGTTGCCGGCATTCTGGATGATGAAGGCCACGAAACCCGCACCGCAGGCGACAGCGATTCCGCTCTTGCGGCCATCAATGACCGGGTGCCGCGGCTGATCTTTCTCGATATCTGGCTGCAGGGCAGCCGCCTTGACGGGCTGGCCCTGCTTGACGAGATCAAGGCGCGCTATCCCGAACTGCCGGTGGTGATGATTTCGGGCCACGGCAACATCGAGACCGCGGTTTCAGCGATCCGCCGCGGCGCCTATGATTTCATCGAAAAACCGTTCAAGGCCGACCGGCTGCTGCTGGTTGCCGAACGCGCGATCGAGACCTCCAAGCTCAAGCGCGAAGTCACCGAACTCAAGAAACGCTCGGGCGATCCGGTGGAACTGATCGGCACCTCGATTGCCGTCTCGCAGCTCAAGCAGAGCATCGACAAGATCGCGCCGACCAATTCCCGGGTGATGATTCTCGGGCCATCGGGTTCGGGCAAGGAACTGGTGGCGCGGCTCATTCACCGCAAATCCACCCGCTCGGGCGGACCCTTCGTGGTGCTCAACGCCGCCGCGATCACGCCCGAACGCATGGAGGTGGCGCTGTTCGGCACCGAGGCTGCGGCCAGCCATGAACGCAAGGTCGGCGCGCTCGAGGAAGCCCATGGCGGCATTCTCTATCTCGACGAGGTCGCCGACATGCCGCGCGGCACCCAGAGCAAGATCCTGCGGGTGCTGGTCGACCAGCAGTTCGAACGGGTCGGCGGCACCAAGCGGGTCAAGGTCGATGTGCGGATCATCTCGTCGACGGCGCGCAATCTCGAGGAACTCATCGCCGCCGGAGAATTCCGCGAGGACCTCTATCACCGGCTGGCGGTGGTTCCGGTCAAGGTTCCCTCATTGAGCGAACGGCGCGAGGACATCCCGTTCCTGGTCGACACCTTCATGCGGATGGTCTCCGAGCAGGCAGGTATCAGGAACCGCCGCATCGGCGATGACGCGCTCGCGGTGATCCAGGCCCACACCTGGCCCGGCAATATAAGACAATTGCGCAACTACATGGAACGGCTGATGATTCTGGCCCGCTCGGACGGGCCGGAAACGGTGATCAGCGCCGACATGCTGCCCGATGATGTGTCCGACATGCTGCCCAAGACCTCTGCCGCAGGTTCCAACCACATCATGACCCTGCCGCTGCGCGAGGCGCGGGAAATGTTCGAGCGCGATTATCTGATCGCCCAGATCAACCGCTTCGGCGGAAATATTTCCAGAACCGCGGAATTTGTGGGGATGGAGCGGTCCGCACTGCATCGCAAATTGAAATCGCTTGGCGTATAA
- a CDS encoding potassium transporter TrkG, with product MIVPAVLFAIADGMRDLALSMLLVGALGVFAALMVLGAVSGFERRLGRATGYLGLVAVWVLLPVIAAVSFKTLTGLGWVDSWFEAVAAFTTSGSSMMIRETTPRAMLFWRASIEWYGGFLTLVSIIHVLAPGGFGGLPAGDRRIITSQSSEMTVDLGDFRQVLAQYMLMTFIVFVALALTGVTGPYAMMLSMMAIATGGFLPFDGALENHAGPMAQLVLTAGLLLGTVSVFWRRRLLRSPKHFLLGNPEVVIISAAVIIIATLFAARLSAISGGAALGPIVAESLLAASSLIATSGIESRPGVIALWPDLIVLVVVVVGGGIYSTTGGFKIYRIGAMAAHSWRELNQLIYPSSVINLRFGSQIIDEPSMRAIWTYFALSLLVISAAAMALTLTATNFEGGITMAVAFFANAGPVYDALVPPSYATDPGNQVWPQIAALPVMAKLAAIATMTLGRLEVMVVFAVLNIRYWMSR from the coding sequence ATGATCGTTCCGGCCGTGCTGTTTGCCATTGCCGACGGCATGCGCGACCTGGCGCTGTCGATGCTGCTGGTCGGGGCGCTGGGCGTGTTTGCGGCACTGATGGTGCTCGGCGCGGTGTCAGGCTTTGAACGCAGGCTGGGCCGGGCGACCGGCTATCTCGGGCTTGTCGCCGTCTGGGTGCTGCTTCCGGTTATTGCCGCCGTCTCGTTCAAGACACTCACCGGCCTGGGCTGGGTCGATTCCTGGTTCGAGGCCGTGGCAGCCTTCACCACCTCCGGGTCATCGATGATGATCCGCGAAACCACGCCGCGCGCCATGCTGTTCTGGCGCGCCTCGATCGAGTGGTATGGCGGGTTTCTGACGCTGGTGTCGATCATTCACGTGCTGGCGCCCGGCGGCTTCGGCGGACTTCCGGCGGGCGATCGCCGCATCATCACCAGCCAGTCCAGCGAGATGACGGTGGATCTCGGCGATTTCCGCCAGGTGCTGGCGCAATACATGCTGATGACCTTCATCGTCTTCGTGGCGCTGGCGCTGACCGGTGTGACCGGACCCTATGCCATGATGCTGTCGATGATGGCGATTGCCACCGGCGGATTCCTTCCCTTCGACGGCGCGCTGGAAAACCATGCCGGGCCGATGGCGCAACTGGTGCTGACCGCCGGCTTGCTGCTGGGCACGGTCAGCGTGTTCTGGCGCCGCCGCCTGCTGCGTTCGCCGAAACATTTTCTGCTCGGCAATCCGGAAGTCGTCATCATCAGTGCCGCCGTCATCATCATCGCCACGCTTTTTGCCGCACGGCTGTCGGCGATTTCCGGCGGTGCCGCGCTCGGGCCGATCGTCGCCGAAAGCCTGCTTGCCGCAAGCTCGCTGATTGCCACCAGCGGCATCGAGAGCCGGCCCGGCGTGATTGCGCTGTGGCCCGACCTCATCGTGCTGGTGGTGGTCGTGGTCGGCGGCGGCATCTATTCGACCACCGGCGGCTTCAAGATCTACCGGATCGGCGCGATGGCGGCGCATTCCTGGCGCGAGCTCAACCAGCTGATCTATCCCAGCAGCGTCATCAATCTGCGCTTCGGGTCCCAGATCATCGACGAGCCGAGCATGCGGGCGATCTGGACCTATTTCGCGCTGTCGCTGCTGGTCATCTCCGCGGCGGCGATGGCGCTGACGCTGACGGCGACCAATTTCGAGGGCGGAATCACCATGGCGGTGGCCTTTTTCGCCAATGCCGGCCCGGTCTATGACGCCCTGGTGCCGCCGTCTTATGCCACCGATCCGGGAAATCAGGTCTGGCCGCAAATCGCGGCATTGCCGGTCATGGCCAAGCTCGCGGCGATCGCGACCATGACTTTGGGACGGCTTGAAGTGATGGTGGTGTTTGCGGTTTTGAACATTCGTTACTGGATGAGCCGATAG
- a CDS encoding sensor histidine kinase NtrY-like: protein MEQTAINAAPDLPAKAPVADAGQEATQRRNLFTLPGIALVISAFLSALISFSILLGLTPIEPVDQVVYGAVVVNLFFVIGLVTLVVVEIYSLFKARRRGKAAAKLHIRIVALFSIVAIVPAILVAIVASITLDVGLDRWFSIRTKSIVNSSLSVAQAYVLENARFLQGQTVSMANDLDNARTLYSLDRVGFEQFMTRQAIGRGLLGAFLVREDGSTILQADIETERPLPAVPEQALKDAVKGQPTLIPPGVTNLVGALMPLQQIGGTLLYTVRVVDPEVMRSMRLMEEATKEYQTLEQGRASLQLAFGILYLGFALIVLLAAIWTAIAVADRLVRPIRVLIGASDDVASGNLDVVVPVHASDGDVGSLAQTFNNMIVQIRTQRDEILSAKDQIDNRRRFTEAVLSGVSAGVVGVDHQGAVTIANRSAREILGNGEDDLIDRNFAEIAPEFETVMAEAGMRPWIDATGQVTINRNGKERTLNVKVTREQTHDRLESFVVTLDDITDLVIAQRSTAWADVARRIAHEIKNPLTPIQLSAERIRRRYGRQIPDDDRAIFDQCTDTIIRQVEDIGRMVDEFSSFARMPKPSKARGDLRDILKDAAFLREVSRNDIQFINEFPETPMEGEFDARMLGQAFANLIKNATEAIDSVPPDAERDGKTIIVRANRSEDGRDYVVDIIDNGRGLPAENRHRLLEPYMTMRDKGTGLGLAIVKKIIDDHGGAIQLRDAPADIDGGRGAMITVRLPVEGPEQTTTEDDTAKEPADGV, encoded by the coding sequence CCTTGGTCATTTCGGCGTTTTTGAGCGCCCTGATCTCGTTTTCGATCCTGCTCGGACTGACGCCGATCGAGCCGGTCGACCAGGTCGTCTACGGCGCCGTGGTGGTCAACCTGTTCTTCGTCATCGGGCTGGTGACGCTGGTGGTTGTCGAGATCTACTCGCTGTTCAAGGCCCGGCGCCGGGGCAAGGCAGCGGCCAAGCTTCACATCCGAATCGTCGCGCTGTTCTCGATCGTCGCGATCGTGCCCGCCATCCTGGTCGCCATCGTCGCCTCGATCACGCTTGATGTCGGTCTTGATCGCTGGTTTTCCATTCGAACCAAGTCAATCGTCAACTCGTCCCTGTCGGTGGCGCAGGCCTATGTGCTGGAAAACGCACGGTTTTTGCAAGGCCAGACGGTGTCGATGGCCAATGATCTGGACAATGCGCGCACGCTCTACAGCCTCGACCGCGTCGGTTTCGAGCAGTTCATGACCCGGCAGGCAATCGGCCGCGGGCTTCTCGGCGCGTTCCTGGTGCGCGAGGATGGCAGCACCATCCTGCAGGCCGACATCGAAACCGAGCGGCCCTTGCCGGCAGTGCCCGAGCAGGCGCTCAAGGATGCGGTCAAGGGCCAGCCGACGCTGATTCCGCCCGGCGTCACCAATCTGGTCGGCGCGCTGATGCCGCTGCAGCAGATCGGCGGAACGCTGCTCTACACCGTCCGCGTGGTCGACCCCGAAGTCATGCGCTCGATGCGGCTGATGGAGGAAGCCACCAAGGAATACCAGACCCTGGAGCAGGGGCGGGCGTCCCTGCAACTGGCGTTCGGCATTCTCTATCTCGGCTTCGCGCTGATCGTGCTGCTGGCGGCGATCTGGACCGCGATTGCCGTGGCCGACCGGCTGGTGCGGCCGATCCGGGTGCTGATCGGCGCCTCCGACGATGTCGCCAGCGGCAATCTCGACGTGGTGGTGCCTGTGCATGCGTCCGACGGCGATGTCGGTTCGCTGGCGCAGACCTTCAACAACATGATCGTGCAGATCCGCACCCAGCGCGATGAAATCCTCTCGGCCAAGGACCAGATCGACAACCGCCGCCGCTTCACCGAGGCCGTGCTTTCGGGTGTGTCGGCCGGCGTTGTCGGCGTCGACCACCAGGGGGCGGTGACCATCGCCAACCGCTCGGCCCGCGAGATTCTGGGCAATGGCGAGGATGATCTGATCGACCGCAACTTTGCCGAGATCGCGCCGGAATTCGAAACCGTGATGGCCGAAGCCGGCATGCGGCCATGGATCGATGCCACCGGCCAGGTCACCATCAACCGCAACGGCAAGGAACGCACCCTCAACGTCAAGGTCACGAGGGAACAGACCCATGACCGGCTGGAATCCTTCGTCGTCACGCTCGACGACATCACCGACCTGGTGATCGCCCAGCGCTCCACCGCCTGGGCCGATGTGGCCCGCCGCATTGCCCACGAGATCAAGAATCCGCTGACCCCGATCCAGCTTTCGGCCGAGCGCATTCGCCGCCGCTATGGAAGGCAGATACCCGATGACGACCGGGCTATCTTCGACCAGTGCACCGACACCATCATCCGCCAGGTCGAGGACATCGGCCGCATGGTCGACGAGTTTTCCTCCTTCGCCCGCATGCCGAAGCCGTCCAAGGCGCGCGGCGACCTGCGCGACATTCTCAAGGACGCGGCGTTCCTGCGCGAGGTGAGCCGCAACGACATCCAGTTCATCAACGAGTTCCCCGAGACCCCGATGGAGGGCGAGTTCGATGCGCGCATGCTCGGACAGGCATTCGCCAATCTGATCAAGAACGCCACGGAAGCCATTGATTCCGTTCCGCCCGACGCCGAGCGCGACGGCAAGACCATCATCGTGCGGGCCAACCGCTCCGAGGATGGCCGCGATTATGTCGTCGACATCATCGACAATGGCCGCGGCCTGCCGGCGGAAAACCGTCACCGGCTGCTCGAGCCCTATATGACGATGCGCGACAAGGGCACCGGCCTTGGTCTCGCCATCGTCAAGAAGATCATCGATGATCATGGCGGCGCGATTCAGTTGCGCGATGCGCCTGCAGACATTGATGGTGGCCGCGGCGCGATGATCACCGTCCGCCTCCCGGTGGAGGGGCCCGAGCAGACCACCACAGAAGATGACACAGCAAAGGAACCGGCAGATGGCGTCTGA